A stretch of the Leptolyngbya sp. FACHB-261 genome encodes the following:
- a CDS encoding LysR substrate-binding domain-containing protein, with translation DGEHAISVDGVLCSNNGEVLRDAAVRGLGITLLPKFLIGKELQQGTLQTILPSYHPSELWIYVLYPVNRHLSTKIRLLVDFLQKQFGHQTNWDL, from the coding sequence CTGATGGAGAACACGCGATTTCGGTTGACGGTGTGCTGTGCTCCAACAACGGTGAAGTGCTGAGAGATGCAGCAGTTCGAGGCTTGGGGATTACGCTACTTCCCAAGTTCCTAATCGGAAAAGAACTTCAACAGGGAACGCTGCAAACTATTTTGCCTAGCTATCACCCATCTGAACTCTGGATCTATGTGCTCTATCCCGTGAACCGCCATCTATCCACGAAAATCCGGTTGCTAGTTGACTTTTTACAGAAACAGTTTGGCCACCAAACCAACTGGGATTTATAA
- a CDS encoding cupin domain-containing protein, which yields MTLPIILQPGEGRSVKIQTSTCTFKATGEDTQGHFGLFEFVMEPGAIGARPHIHKQLTEMFYVVEGEVDLMLGQDQVTASPGAFMIVPENTPHGFSNRGSQPATLLIMFCPADHREQYFEGLADLTREGRQPSREELFDLMQRFDQYPVPEQASNE from the coding sequence ATGACCTTACCGATTATTCTGCAACCTGGCGAGGGTCGATCCGTCAAAATTCAAACCAGCACATGTACCTTTAAAGCTACTGGTGAAGATACACAGGGCCATTTTGGACTATTTGAATTTGTCATGGAACCTGGGGCAATCGGAGCACGCCCTCATATTCATAAACAATTGACTGAAATGTTTTACGTGGTGGAGGGTGAGGTTGACCTGATGCTAGGACAAGACCAGGTCACTGCTTCACCAGGGGCATTCATGATTGTGCCAGAAAACACACCGCATGGCTTTTCTAATCGTGGCTCACAGCCAGCAACACTGCTGATTATGTTTTGTCCAGCAGACCATCGGGAACAGTATTTTGAAGGACTAGCTGATTTGACGAGGGAGGGACGACAGCCTAGCCGAGAAGAGCTATTTGACTTGATGCAGAGATTCGATCAGTATCCTGTGCCCGAGCAGGCAAGCAACGAATAG
- a CDS encoding DUF11 domain-containing protein produces the protein MDSNKVTEGPDQYLAGARVCNVGDTAATNVTATFFNDGGNSFISVLGASTLSIPLLPAGSTSHPPGNTGPTPGNCYDFYFNLKVARNTSAYSTLNTPGSRQKFRIQATATNSGTVSTPINRELYVEKLVSQARNTVKSITGPSTVYQGQTVQYTVNAATAPGGYEQLSVLPLLPVFFQVISASSTYSTPAGATNNSVYADACGWENDPSSTFYHNNGACNNPAITDTYTGDKAGDNITTVYTIKVLSTGSGALSNIIYDFSGSSYHYNADVGTGINNFAVTALPPQADLSTTKTDGQSIAVTGTQISYTITARNNGPSDITGAIVSDTVPNTITNVTWACVASVGSSCGAVNGTGNTINTTANLLNGGTATYTVTGSISPSATGTLSNTATVAAPAGTTDPNAGNNSSTDENTLTANADLSITKTDNQTTATSGSQIQYIIVAKNNGPSTATGAIVTDTVPNTITNITWACVASVGSSCGAANGTGNTINTTANLLNGGTATYTVTGSISPSATSSLRNTATVAAPTGTTDPNTANNTGIDENTLTSSADVITTKVGPNSVVAGGSIVYTITTTNNGPSTATNVVIQDTLPTGVTFNSASDNGTVSNGVVTWPTIASLSPQTSVTRTVTVTAPVSGGPLLNKASSTATTTDPTPANNNGTQSASQVSTSITPSADLSLTKTANSTNLGVGQSVTFTVTVRNTGPSSATGVTVTDLLPSGLTLGLAMPSQGTYNSATGLWTVGNLASGANATLQVTAIITRSTPVTNTAQVTASNQPDPDSTPGNSVVGEDDQASVTLGSSNPQLLLVKRVTAIIPSNGANTTSFVDDPGTTNDNASNWPSGYLKGAIDGGATRPGDEVEYTIYFLSNGGRTAQSVNVCDLVPTNTTFSPNAFASGSGIAKAFGSATATNLTNTGTDADGGQFISSGGTLPSSVNCSASNTNGTVIISLGDVPNSTGPGTPSTSYGFIRFRARVN, from the coding sequence TTGGATAGTAACAAGGTTACTGAAGGACCGGATCAGTATTTAGCGGGTGCCCGTGTTTGCAATGTTGGCGATACTGCTGCGACTAACGTGACGGCTACCTTCTTTAATGATGGCGGCAACAGTTTTATCAGTGTATTAGGAGCAAGTACTCTTTCCATTCCTCTCCTACCTGCTGGTTCTACATCCCACCCACCTGGCAACACAGGTCCTACACCTGGCAATTGCTACGACTTCTATTTCAATCTGAAAGTTGCCCGCAATACGAGTGCCTATTCAACTTTAAATACTCCAGGCAGCAGACAAAAGTTTCGCATTCAAGCCACTGCAACTAACTCAGGTACTGTAAGCACCCCTATCAATCGAGAGCTTTATGTAGAGAAATTAGTCTCCCAAGCGCGAAATACTGTAAAGAGCATTACAGGCCCCAGTACCGTCTATCAAGGACAAACTGTTCAATATACAGTCAACGCGGCGACTGCGCCTGGCGGATATGAACAGTTGTCAGTTTTACCCCTCCTGCCGGTTTTCTTTCAAGTCATTTCTGCTTCCTCAACTTACTCAACCCCTGCTGGAGCAACCAATAACTCTGTCTATGCTGACGCTTGCGGTTGGGAAAATGATCCAAGCAGTACCTTCTATCACAATAACGGAGCTTGTAATAACCCAGCAATTACCGATACCTACACGGGGGACAAAGCAGGGGACAATATCACCACGGTTTACACTATCAAAGTTCTTTCAACAGGTAGTGGTGCGCTCAGTAACATCATTTACGACTTTTCTGGTAGCAGCTACCACTACAACGCTGACGTTGGCACTGGGATTAACAACTTTGCAGTAACTGCTCTTCCTCCCCAAGCAGACCTGAGCACAACCAAAACGGATGGTCAAAGCATAGCTGTTACTGGTACTCAAATTAGCTACACTATTACTGCAAGGAACAACGGTCCTAGCGACATCACTGGTGCAATAGTCAGCGACACAGTGCCTAACACGATTACGAATGTAACCTGGGCTTGTGTTGCATCAGTGGGTTCAAGTTGTGGGGCTGTCAATGGAACAGGTAACACCATCAATACCACTGCAAACCTACTCAATGGAGGCACCGCCACTTACACTGTCACTGGCTCCATCTCTCCCAGTGCCACCGGCACTTTGAGCAATACAGCAACAGTAGCAGCACCAGCGGGTACAACTGATCCCAATGCTGGCAACAACAGTAGCACCGATGAGAATACGTTGACTGCCAATGCTGACCTTAGTATTACTAAAACTGATAACCAAACTACAGCTACTTCAGGCAGTCAGATTCAATACATTATCGTTGCCAAGAACAACGGCCCCAGCACCGCTACTGGTGCAATAGTCACTGACACAGTGCCTAACACGATTACGAATATAACCTGGGCTTGTGTTGCATCAGTGGGTTCGAGTTGTGGAGCTGCCAATGGAACAGGTAACACCATCAATACCACTGCAAACCTACTCAATGGAGGCACCGCCACTTACACCGTCACTGGCTCCATCTCTCCCAGCGCTACTAGCAGCTTGAGGAATACAGCAACGGTGGCAGCACCAACGGGTACAACTGATCCTAACACTGCCAACAACACCGGCATTGATGAAAATACATTGACTTCCAGTGCTGATGTTATCACGACTAAAGTTGGCCCGAACAGTGTCGTGGCTGGAGGTAGCATTGTTTATACAATTACGACTACAAATAACGGTCCCTCTACTGCAACTAACGTTGTTATCCAAGACACCTTACCAACTGGTGTCACCTTTAATAGTGCCTCTGACAACGGTACTGTATCAAATGGGGTTGTCACTTGGCCAACTATCGCTAGCCTATCCCCTCAAACTAGCGTCACTCGGACTGTAACTGTAACAGCACCAGTGAGTGGAGGACCACTGCTTAATAAAGCCTCTAGTACCGCCACTACAACTGACCCAACACCTGCAAACAACAATGGCACTCAATCTGCGTCTCAAGTCTCAACCAGTATCACGCCTAGTGCAGACCTGTCCTTAACTAAAACGGCTAATTCTACTAATCTAGGTGTTGGACAGAGTGTGACCTTCACAGTAACGGTTAGAAACACAGGGCCAAGTTCAGCGACGGGTGTAACTGTAACCGATTTACTGCCATCAGGATTAACACTTGGGTTAGCAATGCCGAGCCAAGGCACATATAACAGCGCAACAGGCCTCTGGACTGTTGGTAATCTCGCTAGCGGAGCAAATGCAACTTTGCAAGTTACGGCGATTATAACTAGGAGCACCCCCGTCACTAATACAGCTCAGGTTACAGCCTCGAATCAACCTGATCCTGACTCTACACCTGGCAACAGTGTGGTAGGCGAAGATGATCAAGCAAGCGTAACGTTGGGTAGCAGTAACCCTCAATTGTTGCTTGTTAAGCGGGTCACTGCAATCATCCCCAGTAACGGAGCTAATACTACTAGTTTTGTGGATGATCCAGGAACTACCAATGACAACGCTTCTAACTGGCCCTCAGGCTATTTGAAAGGAGCCATTGATGGTGGAGCGACTAGGCCTGGAGATGAAGTAGAGTACACCATTTATTTTCTTTCTAATGGTGGTCGCACTGCTCAAAGCGTTAACGTGTGTGATCTAGTTCCTACCAATACCACATTCTCCCCTAATGCCTTTGCAAGTGGATCGGGGATTGCAAAAGCCTTTGGCTCTGCTACTGCTACTAATCTGACAAATACTGGAACAGATGCAGACGGAGGTCAATTTATCTCCTCCGGCGGCACCTTACCCTCGTCAGTGAATTGTTCGGCAAGCAACACAAACGGTACTGTCATTATCAGCCTAGGAGATGTACCCAACTCCACTGGGCCTGGGACTCCCAGCACCTCCTATGGCTTCATCCGCTTCCGAGCCAGAGTGAACTAA
- a CDS encoding DUF11 domain-containing protein — MKRLSISLGALVLIATIPFVGSTPVMASLQQAGQTIAQAVRRPQVRLNLSAEKQVVRVDAKGQRQISWEALSGSAVVHPSDVLRYTIRGANAGNEAARNLVFTQPIPQQTTYVLESATSASGAGLTYSIDNGKTFVEKPMIKVTLPNGRIEERPAPAEAYTHVRWNFREAVNPAAAINASYQVRVR, encoded by the coding sequence ATGAAACGTCTGTCGATTAGTCTCGGTGCCCTGGTTCTGATTGCCACGATTCCTTTTGTGGGTAGCACCCCAGTAATGGCTAGCTTGCAACAAGCAGGTCAAACCATTGCCCAGGCGGTTCGTCGTCCTCAAGTGCGGCTGAATCTGAGCGCTGAGAAACAAGTGGTCAGAGTAGACGCCAAAGGCCAAAGGCAAATCTCCTGGGAAGCTCTATCAGGCAGTGCGGTAGTTCATCCTAGCGATGTACTGCGCTACACAATTCGTGGTGCCAATGCTGGCAATGAAGCGGCTAGAAATCTGGTCTTCACTCAGCCGATTCCTCAGCAAACTACCTATGTTCTAGAGTCTGCAACTAGCGCTAGCGGCGCGGGACTAACCTACAGCATCGACAATGGCAAGACCTTTGTTGAGAAGCCCATGATCAAAGTGACCCTACCCAACGGCAGAATCGAAGAGCGTCCTGCTCCCGCAGAAGCTTATACCCATGTGCGCTGGAACTTCAGAGAAGCAGTTAATCCGGCAGCAGCTATCAATGCCTCTTATCAAGTGAGAGTTCGCTAG
- a CDS encoding DUF11 domain-containing protein, with amino-acid sequence MSQPRKRHSSRLLLSCFNLLAATLLARGTFPISVPVLAQSARATSNRAAIVNQASYSYTSSGDSTQITGTSTQVLTTVNRSILVDPLGRITDCAGSTLADYRGFRVALYEANSSDPTGSEIGRLLRLTQTELPNIPNNGIPEGITPNRENSNPFFIAGGDEGTYSFLLSSDGGQLDPGRSYILLINPPEGSIYSQRRVKITIGARNGRTLQYTATSLDGKPISATDRRTSMVQTINIEDAEKVGLNLAVLGLNTSVCQSQEIQIIKTGDRAAAEPGDTVIYRLLIKNLANSTENNIVVTDRLPLGFNFLPDSVRGELQGQRIPITAEHNGSTVTFRAAVPLPPKAVLNIAYAAQVTPDALRGNGRNSAIVNARRNDNNQDVKDGPAVHQLRLRGGILTDCGTLIGRVFVDKNFDGEQQPGEPGVPNAVIFMDDGNRITTDANGLFSVANVISGHRTGVLDLSSLPGYTLAPNLYFSERNSQSRLVHLAPGGLVRMNFAVTPTFQEQSSR; translated from the coding sequence ATGAGCCAGCCCAGAAAAAGACATTCATCTCGCTTGCTACTTAGCTGCTTCAACCTACTAGCGGCAACTCTTCTAGCCAGAGGAACTTTTCCGATTTCAGTACCTGTACTAGCTCAAAGTGCCCGAGCCACTTCAAACCGAGCAGCGATTGTTAACCAAGCTTCTTATAGTTACACCAGTTCAGGCGATAGCACTCAGATTACCGGAACTTCAACCCAAGTTTTAACCACAGTTAATCGCTCCATCCTAGTCGATCCTCTCGGTCGCATCACCGACTGCGCTGGCTCAACCTTAGCTGACTATAGAGGATTTAGGGTTGCCCTATACGAAGCCAACTCTAGTGATCCAACAGGCTCAGAAATTGGCAGACTTCTTCGTTTAACTCAGACTGAGCTACCCAATATCCCCAATAATGGTATTCCTGAAGGGATCACTCCTAACAGAGAAAATAGCAATCCCTTCTTCATCGCAGGTGGCGACGAGGGAACCTATAGTTTCCTGCTCAGCTCTGACGGAGGCCAACTAGATCCAGGCAGATCCTACATTTTGCTAATCAATCCGCCTGAAGGCTCGATCTACAGCCAGCGACGGGTAAAAATCACCATCGGTGCTCGCAATGGTAGAACCCTGCAATACACTGCAACTTCCTTAGACGGGAAGCCGATCAGTGCGACAGATAGGCGCACGTCAATGGTTCAAACCATCAACATTGAGGACGCAGAGAAGGTAGGGCTGAATCTGGCTGTTCTGGGCTTGAACACTAGTGTTTGCCAGAGTCAGGAGATCCAAATTATCAAAACAGGTGACCGGGCAGCCGCCGAGCCAGGAGATACCGTCATCTATCGCCTCTTAATTAAGAATCTAGCAAATTCAACTGAGAACAATATAGTTGTCACTGATCGCTTGCCATTAGGGTTTAATTTTCTGCCGGATTCAGTTCGCGGTGAATTGCAAGGCCAGAGAATCCCTATTACAGCGGAGCACAATGGCTCAACCGTCACATTCCGCGCAGCTGTTCCCCTTCCCCCTAAAGCAGTCCTGAATATTGCCTACGCAGCTCAGGTTACCCCTGATGCCTTAAGGGGTAACGGACGTAATTCGGCAATCGTCAATGCTCGACGCAATGATAATAACCAGGATGTTAAGGATGGCCCTGCAGTTCATCAGTTACGGCTTCGCGGTGGTATCTTGACTGATTGCGGTACTTTAATCGGCCGAGTGTTTGTCGATAAAAACTTTGATGGCGAACAACAACCGGGTGAACCGGGTGTGCCTAACGCTGTGATCTTTATGGATGACGGCAATCGAATCACTACCGACGCTAACGGCTTATTCTCTGTGGCTAACGTAATCTCTGGCCACCGCACAGGTGTTTTGGACCTTAGTAGCCTGCCAGGTTATACCTTAGCTCCAAATCTCTACTTTAGTGAACGGAACAGCCAATCTCGGCTAGTGCATTTAGCGCCTGGTGGTTTAGTGCGAATGAACTTTGCCGTGACGCCAACCTTCCAGGAACAAAGCAGCCGCTAG
- a CDS encoding TonB-dependent receptor, with product MKTSLKTILYLSLFTTTLGVLGLVPRACAEENTSVAPITEAGDNSEPVSSSATPEPAVVDPTNSQPEIFAEPSPAIAAPTNIRPESSTNSVSGSSQLAPSSAAPGPAIAAPTNIPPENSTSTNSANSQSENSTTPNINSALGPNQVRILTPTDNSLVDVPATTVILQFQTDAKVTLRVNGVAVDPSAIGRTETDSTNNLTTQTWYGIALKDGENTITARAETAGVTGPIATVKVQVRGTVKQITVETVEAYIPADGRSTATVQGQLLDERGNRSNRDAVVTLVASAGEFTGADYDLDQPGFQVQARQGQFTAALRSSLQAKTARIRATTGDLEAFSQIEFQTNLRPSIVTGVVDLRIGGRGTDYYGSFRDFMPPDGDNGTKVDLRTAVFATGRIGEWLVTGAYNSERPLNQTCDGENRLFRDVQFCDQNYPVYGDSSTVTTVTPSTDHLYLRLERTSPTPGAGTDYAMWGDYNTEEFATQSQQFTATTRQLHGFKLNYNFGNLQLSGFYGNNVEGFQRDTIAPDGTSGYYFLSRRLLVGGSENVFIELEELDRPGTVLERKELNRGTDYEIDYDRGALLFRRPLLRTDVDDEGRVLVRRIVITYQYENSGADTNIYGGRLRYHFSRELNHESWLGATYLRENQGSRKFELYGADALVSFGRDGRLIAEYAHSSNDSEVLGPVSGSAYRIEAESTLIEGIRGRAYYRSADTGFANNATISFVPGQTRYGLQLAGQVSSTTNVRVQYDHEDNRGIAPRPLNNLRDLFNPGSEAIPGSRVDNSLTTISVGVQQRLGAASLEVDWINRHREDRLATEDNDITSSQLRSRLTVPLASNLTFRAQNELNLSSQVDTVYPDRTIFGLAWQVMPGITVELNHQFFSGGQFRSNSITSLDINGDYKLGSDTTVSGRFSIINGQSMAGAIGIQQGWTIAPGLRADFSYEHVFGDIYGRTGAGARFPQPYAVGQSASALGVQGGDSYSVGLAYTDNPDFQASVRYEHRSSSEGSNTVISASATGKISPAITALFRYQQANSSNQLLRGLGDTVNLRFGLAYRDPNDDRLNVLLRYDYRKNPATTPGTILLGTGTGYEDHTFAIEALYAPDWRWEFYGKYALRHSTSQLAQDLVGTSTVSLTQLRATYRLNYRMDLVGEARWINQPSAGYSETGFTVEAGYYLTPNLRLYGGYSFGGVNDRDFDGTRSGGGFYGGIVVKLNELFNGFGLQRVAPRQQRESQAQPVTAEPSPASQTAASNLIPTMATATSTAAITSTP from the coding sequence ATGAAGACCTCCTTAAAAACGATTCTCTATCTCAGCCTATTTACGACAACCTTAGGAGTATTGGGCCTGGTTCCAAGAGCTTGTGCAGAAGAAAATACTAGTGTTGCTCCTATAACAGAAGCTGGCGATAATTCTGAGCCAGTATCGTCAAGTGCTACACCTGAGCCAGCTGTGGTGGATCCCACTAATAGTCAACCAGAAATTTTTGCTGAGCCTAGCCCCGCAATCGCAGCTCCAACCAACATTCGGCCTGAGAGTTCTACTAATTCTGTCAGTGGTAGCTCGCAGTTAGCACCGTCAAGTGCTGCGCCGGGTCCAGCGATAGCAGCGCCAACTAATATTCCACCTGAAAATTCTACATCTACTAATTCTGCTAATTCTCAATCAGAAAATTCTACAACCCCAAATATAAATTCAGCTCTAGGTCCGAATCAAGTACGGATCTTAACTCCGACTGACAATTCCTTAGTAGATGTTCCAGCTACTACAGTCATCTTACAGTTTCAAACAGATGCTAAAGTCACCCTGAGAGTGAATGGTGTTGCAGTCGATCCTTCTGCAATTGGACGAACTGAGACCGATTCAACTAACAACCTCACTACTCAAACCTGGTACGGAATCGCGCTGAAGGATGGCGAGAATACCATTACTGCGCGGGCAGAGACAGCAGGAGTTACAGGTCCTATAGCCACCGTTAAAGTACAGGTTCGAGGAACTGTCAAGCAGATCACGGTAGAAACAGTCGAAGCATACATTCCAGCTGATGGTCGGTCTACAGCTACGGTTCAGGGACAACTCTTAGATGAGCGGGGAAATCGCTCTAATCGAGATGCTGTTGTGACGCTGGTTGCCAGTGCTGGAGAATTCACTGGCGCTGATTATGACCTTGATCAGCCTGGATTTCAGGTACAGGCTCGACAAGGGCAATTTACAGCAGCATTGCGCTCCAGTCTCCAAGCCAAAACTGCTCGTATCCGAGCTACAACAGGAGACCTGGAAGCATTTAGTCAAATTGAGTTTCAGACCAATCTGCGCCCCTCAATTGTGACGGGGGTTGTTGATTTGCGGATCGGTGGCCGTGGCACTGATTATTACGGCAGCTTCCGCGACTTCATGCCTCCCGATGGCGACAATGGCACGAAAGTTGACCTCCGTACCGCGGTTTTCGCCACAGGCAGAATTGGCGAATGGCTGGTTACAGGTGCGTACAACAGCGAACGTCCACTCAACCAAACTTGTGATGGCGAAAACCGCTTATTCCGGGACGTTCAGTTTTGTGACCAGAATTATCCAGTCTATGGCGACAGTTCAACGGTCACAACTGTTACCCCTTCCACAGACCATCTCTATCTGCGCTTAGAACGTACCTCTCCTACACCGGGTGCAGGCACTGACTATGCAATGTGGGGAGATTACAACACCGAGGAGTTCGCAACCCAATCTCAACAGTTCACAGCCACCACCCGACAGCTCCACGGCTTCAAGCTCAATTACAACTTTGGCAATCTGCAACTCTCAGGCTTTTATGGCAACAATGTTGAAGGCTTTCAGCGCGACACGATTGCTCCTGATGGCACCAGTGGTTACTACTTTCTTTCTCGACGATTGTTAGTTGGTGGCAGTGAGAACGTTTTCATTGAACTAGAAGAGTTAGACCGTCCTGGTACTGTTCTTGAGCGTAAGGAACTCAACCGGGGTACTGACTATGAGATTGATTATGACCGCGGCGCCCTATTGTTTCGTCGGCCTTTGCTCAGAACTGATGTAGACGATGAGGGGCGAGTTTTGGTCCGCCGCATTGTTATTACTTACCAATACGAAAACTCAGGGGCTGATACTAACATCTATGGAGGCCGCTTAAGATACCACTTTTCACGGGAGCTGAATCATGAAAGTTGGCTAGGGGCAACTTATTTGCGGGAAAATCAGGGAAGCCGTAAGTTCGAACTCTATGGAGCTGACGCCTTAGTTTCCTTTGGTCGAGATGGTCGCCTCATCGCTGAATATGCTCATTCCAGCAACGATTCTGAGGTTCTCGGACCTGTGAGTGGTTCTGCCTATCGGATCGAAGCAGAAAGCACTCTCATCGAAGGAATTAGAGGTCGAGCTTATTACCGTTCAGCTGACACAGGCTTTGCAAACAACGCCACCATTAGCTTTGTGCCCGGTCAAACCCGTTATGGGCTTCAGCTGGCTGGTCAAGTTTCATCGACAACAAACGTGCGTGTGCAATATGACCACGAAGATAATCGTGGCATTGCGCCTCGTCCTCTAAACAATCTTAGAGATCTCTTTAATCCAGGTTCTGAAGCAATACCGGGTAGCCGGGTAGATAACAGCCTCACTACAATTTCTGTAGGGGTTCAACAGCGCCTTGGTGCTGCCAGCTTGGAGGTGGACTGGATCAATCGTCATCGCGAAGACCGGCTGGCAACCGAAGATAACGATATCACTTCCAGTCAGTTACGCTCCCGTCTGACGGTTCCCCTCGCTAGTAACCTCACGTTCCGAGCTCAAAATGAATTGAATCTGAGTTCACAGGTTGACACAGTTTACCCAGACCGCACAATCTTTGGCTTAGCTTGGCAGGTTATGCCTGGTATCACTGTTGAGCTCAATCACCAATTCTTCTCGGGTGGTCAGTTCCGGAGTAACTCGATTACTAGCTTAGATATTAACGGCGATTACAAACTTGGCTCAGATACTACTGTTAGTGGGCGCTTTTCGATTATTAATGGTCAATCGATGGCAGGAGCTATCGGTATCCAGCAGGGTTGGACGATTGCGCCAGGGTTAAGGGCAGACTTCTCTTACGAGCACGTGTTTGGTGACATCTATGGTCGCACAGGTGCAGGTGCTCGTTTTCCTCAACCTTATGCAGTGGGTCAGAGCGCTTCTGCGCTTGGTGTTCAAGGAGGAGATAGTTATAGCGTTGGCCTGGCTTATACTGACAACCCTGATTTCCAAGCGAGTGTTCGCTATGAGCACCGCAGTTCATCTGAAGGTTCCAACACAGTCATATCGGCCTCAGCAACTGGCAAAATCTCGCCTGCTATTACAGCTTTATTTCGTTATCAGCAGGCTAACTCTTCCAATCAATTGCTGCGGGGATTAGGGGATACAGTCAACCTGAGATTTGGCCTTGCCTACCGAGATCCCAATGACGATCGCTTAAATGTTTTGTTGCGCTACGACTATCGCAAAAATCCGGCCACAACCCCAGGTACTATTCTGCTAGGAACTGGTACAGGCTATGAGGATCATACTTTTGCGATTGAAGCTCTCTACGCGCCTGACTGGCGTTGGGAATTTTATGGCAAATATGCCCTTCGTCATAGCACCTCTCAACTGGCCCAGGATCTTGTTGGTACCAGCACAGTCTCTTTAACCCAGTTGCGAGCGACCTACCGTTTGAACTACAGAATGGATTTAGTTGGCGAAGCTCGCTGGATTAATCAACCTTCAGCAGGCTATAGCGAAACTGGTTTTACCGTTGAAGCTGGCTATTACCTAACACCTAATCTGCGGCTTTATGGCGGCTACAGCTTTGGTGGCGTGAATGACCGTGACTTTGATGGCACACGTTCGGGCGGGGGCTTCTACGGGGGTATCGTGGTCAAACTCAACGAATTGTTTAATGGCTTTGGTTTGCAACGAGTAGCCCCTCGCCAGCAGCGGGAGTCTCAAGCCCAACCAGTTACAGCAGAACCCTCTCCTGCTAGCCAAACTGCAGCCTCAAACCTTATTCCAACCATGGCGACTGCGACATCTACCGCAGCAATTACTTCCACCCCATAA